One genomic window of Arachis stenosperma cultivar V10309 chromosome 10, arast.V10309.gnm1.PFL2, whole genome shotgun sequence includes the following:
- the LOC130956088 gene encoding uncharacterized protein LOC130956088 isoform X1, with amino-acid sequence MDNPCFVVPYHDPYDTPPLSPSFFNISNPTLLDLTNVSSGTKPSHSQQKSNGIQEANLQPTFDPMIQDNNSVGGTGGNNFESIPLLQVHSEEGLSHDFNNDVNTITLSHWPLPPVPFSCSCCSILREIVHTNGFNFTKVEIHGRPGLISHAIQHPTVNGDFVSTSNLQYQMIDFCRRSIDDVKNFLVEYCRVQSAAGYFMLQDPLSAYYEALCTGLEWVEEFSDDTDDLNASNSDDENEQVADNGVGASGKAPRRLSLSEQRDRAGKMKLDDFAPYFHFPIEEASRQMNICPTVVKKICRKEGLSRWPYRKIKSTVRQISQLKRTMESKDERSKARIQAEIYRLHLKLREICAGRYPSGIVIP; translated from the exons ATGGATAATCCTTGCTTTGTTGTGCCGTACCATGATCCATATGATACTCCTCCACTCAGTCCGAGTTTTTTCAACATTTCCAACCCTACTCTTCTCGATCTTACCAATGTCTCCAGTGGAACCAAACCCAGTCACTCTCAACAAAAGAGTAATGGAATTCAAGAGGCTAATCTCCAACCAACTTTTGATCCGATGATTCAAGATAATAACTCTGTTGGAGGAACAGGAGGGAATAACTTCGAATCAATTCCTTTGTTACAAGTGCATTCTGAGGAAGGTCTGTCGCATGATTTCAACAACGATGTGAATACAATTACGCTGTCCCATTGGCCCCTACCACCAGTCCCGTTTTCTTGTAGCTGTTGTAGTATCCTCAGAGAAATTGTTCACACCAATG GATTTAACTTTACAAAAGTTGAGATTCATGGAAGGCCCGGCTTGATCTCTCATGCAATTCAACATCCTACTGTGAATGGGGATTTTGTTTCCACTAGCAACCTTCAATATCAAATGATTga TTTTTGTAGGAGAAGCATTGATGACGTGAAGAATTTCCTAGTTGAGTATTGCAGAGTACAAAGTGCAGCAGGGTACTTTATGTTACAAGATCCACTATCTGCTTATTATGAGGCCCTATGCACTGGACTTGAATGGGTCGAAGAGTTCAGCGATGACACTGACGATTTGAATGCAAGCAATTCAG ATGATGAGAATGAACAAGTGGCTGACAATGGAGTAGGAGCATCAGGAAAGGCTCCTAGAAGATTATCTCTTTCGGAACAGAGGGATAGAGCGGGGAAGATGAAATTGGACGATTTTGCCCCTTATTTTCATTTTCCAATTGAGGAAGCATCGAGGCAAATGAATATCTGCCCCACCGTTGTGAAGAAAATTTGCCGTAAGGAAGGATTATCACGATGGCCTTACAGAAAG ATCAAAAGCACTGTAAGGCAGATCTCACAACTTAAGAGAACGATGGAATCAAAAGATGAAAGGTCAAAGGCAAGAATTCAGGCAGAGATTTACAGGCTCCATCTAAAATTAAGAGAGATTTGTGCTGGACGATACCCATCTGGAATAGTTATACCATGA
- the LOC130957503 gene encoding uncharacterized protein LOC130957503 gives MVDGVAGIGPDYKGPSYDKLRVNLLADLKRECQIVVDSYRSAWKEIGCTLMVDGWIDQRQRTLINLLVYCSKGLCFVKSVDASNVVKNASSLCDLFSEVIEWIGPDNIVHVVTNNAANYVATGRLINKKFENIHWSPCAAHCLNLILKDISSMPHIFNLATRASKITVFVYNHTVFLSWLRQRTTWKEIVHPGATRFATVLITLKSIFERKMELQALVVDTHFTGHKLGRSANGRAVSAIILDNKFWDDCFTACKIVSPLIKLMRLVDADDKPSLEIVYENEWWRLFGDSASCLQSMSVRILSQGSASSGTERQKRKQKVQYDPIDIESINLVDFWVTEEVVEKEPDLPNEIDVDLDQGGGGGSSSSTFYAAPLDFSSPSSGHEGDDINKANLQ, from the exons ATGGTGGATGGTGTTGCTGGCATTGGGCCTGATTATAAAGGTCCTTCTTATGATAAGCTCAGGGTTAACTTATTAGCCGATCTCAAAAGGGAGTGTCAAATAGTTGTTGATAGCTATAGGTCTGCTTGGAAAGAAATTGGATGTACCCTCATGGTTGATGGTTGGATAGATCAAAGGCAAAGAACGTTGATTAATTTGTTGGTTTATTGTTCGAAAGGGTTGTGCTTTGTGAAATCTGTAGATGCTTCAAATGTGGTAAAAAATGCTTCAAGCTTGTGTGACTTGTTTTCTGAGGTGATTGAATGGATTGGACCTGATAATATTGTTCATGTAGTGACTAATAATGCGGCGAATTATGTTGCTACTGGTAGGCTTATTAATAAGAAGTTTGAAAATATTCACTGGTCACCTTGTGCTGCTCATTGCTTGAATCTTATTCTAAAAGATATAAGCAGCATGCCACATATTTTTAACCTTGCAACACGTGCTTCAAAGATTACCGTGTTTGTGTATAATCATACGGTGTTTTTGTCCTGGCTAAGACAAAGAACTACTTGGAAGGAGATTGTTCATCCAGGTGCAACTCGTTTTGCCACTGTCTTAATCACATTGAAGAGTATCTTTGAGCGCAAAATGGAATTACAAGCATTGGTTGTTGATACACACTTTACCGGACACAAATTAGGAAGGAGTGCTAATGGTAGAGCTGTGAGTGCAATTATCCTAGACAATAAATTTTGGGATGATTGTTTTACTGCATGCAAAATTGTGAGTCCGTTGATTAAACTGATGAGGTTGGTAGATGCTGATGATAAACCATCATTGGAAATTGTTTATGAAA ATGAATGGTGGAGGTTGTTTGGTGATTCTGCTTCATGTTTACAAAGCATGTCAGTTCGCATTCTTAGCCAAGGATCTGCTTCTTCGGG GACAGAAAGacaaaagagaaagcaaaaggTACAATATGATCCAATCGATATTGAAAGTATTAATTTGGTTGACTTTTGGGTGACGGAAGAGGTTGTTGAAAAAGAGCCTGATCTTCCAA atGAGATTGATGTTGATTTAGATcaaggtggtggtggtggtagtagTAGTAGTACATTTTATGCTGCACCACTTGATTTTTCTA
- the LOC130955247 gene encoding LOW QUALITY PROTEIN: copper-transporting ATPase PAA2, chloroplastic (The sequence of the model RefSeq protein was modified relative to this genomic sequence to represent the inferred CDS: inserted 2 bases in 1 codon), whose protein sequence is MTMTTQLLKLNLYPKSNISFNHAPNRHVQFLPLLPTNHRRNDIHRNCHHPGFLRPHFLVSNSSRTEIASPEPAQLKTTDSPLLLDVSGMMCGACVSRVKNILSADDRVDSVVVNMLTETAAVKLRRLDEEKDVEEPATVAESLARRLTECGFPTKRRASSLGVAENVRKWKELVKKKEELVAKSRNRVAFAWALVALCCGSHASHVLHSLGIHIGHGSVLEILHNSYVKGGIALGALLGPGRELLFDGLNAFRKGSPNMNSLVGFGSIAAFIISSISLLNPGLAWDATFFDEPVMLLGFVLLGRSLEEKARIQASSDMNELLSLISTQSRLVVTSSEGSPSTESVLGSNTICVEVPTDDIRVGDSVLVLPGETIPIDGKVISGRSVVDESMLTGESLPVFKEEGLTVSAGTINWDGPLRIEASSSGSNTMISKIVRMVEDAQSREAPVQRLADSIAGPFVYSVMTMSAATFAFWYYIGSNIFPDVLLNDIAGPEGDPLLLSLKLAVDVLVVSCPCALGLATPTAILVGTSLGARKGLLIRGGDVLERLASINYIALDKTGTLTKGKPVVSSVSSINYGESEILQIAAAVEKTASHPIAKAIINKAESLELVLPVTQGQLVEPGFGTLAEIDGRLVAVGSLEWVHDRFQIKMNPSDLVNLEHTLINHSSETSSNYSKTVVYVGREGEGIIGSITISDVVREDAQSTVARLKQKGIEMVLLSGDREEAVATIAQTVGIGSDFMKASLSPQQKSKFISSLKASGHHVAMVGDGINDAPSLAVADVGIALQNEAQENAASDAASIILLGNKISHVVDALDLAQATMGKVYQNLSWAVAYNVVAIPIAAGVLLPQFEFAMTPSLSGGLMALSSIFVVGNSLLLQLHGSQTSKKAXHNKSISIHSNMDMYSLKDA, encoded by the exons ATGACCATGACGACTCAACTCCTCAAGCTCAATCTCTACCCGAAATCCAACATCTCCTTCAACCACGCACCAAATCGTCATGTTCAGTTCCTTCCCCTTCTTCCCACTAATCACCGTCGCAATGACATTCACCGCAACTGCCACCACCCGGGATTCCTCCGGCCACATTTCCTCGTATCTAACTCCTCACGCACCGAGATTGCCTCGCCGGAGCCAGCTCAGCTAAAGACTACAGACTCCCCGCTCCTGCTCGACGTCTCCGGTATGATGTGCGGCGCCTGCGTCTCACGAGTCAAGAACATCCTCTCCGCCGATGACCGAGTTGACTCGGTCGTGGTCAACATGTTAACCGAGACCGCCGCCGTCAAGCTCAGGCGGCTCGACGAGGAGAAGGATGTGGAGGAGCCGGCGACGGTTGCGGAGAGCCTGGCCCGGAGGCTGACCGAGTGCGGTTTTCCGACGAAACGAAGGGCGTCGAGTTTGGGAGTTGCAGAGAACGTCAGGAAGTGGAAGGAGCTTgtgaaaaagaaggaggaaCTCGTCGCCAAAAGCCGCAACCGTGTCGCTTTTGCTTGGGCTTTGGTGGCGCTGTGCTGTGGATCTCACGCTTCGCACGTTCTTCATTCTTTGGGGATTCACATTGGTCATG GATCGGTTTTGGAAATTCTTCACAATTCATATGTGAAAGGTGGTATAGCTCTGGGGGCTCTCTTGGGACCAGGACGAG AGTTACTCTTTGATGGCCTGAACGCATTTAGGAAGGGATCACCAAACATGAACTCTCTTGTGGGATTTGGTTCTATAGCTGCTTTTATCATCAGTTCG ATATCACTACTGAATCCCGGGTTGGCCTGGGATGCAACATTCTTTGATGAGCCG GTCATGCTTCTTGGTTTTGTGCTTCTTGGACGTTCTTTGGAGGAAAAGGCAAGGATTCAGGCGTCTAGTGATATGAATGAACTCCTT TCATTGATATCTACTCAGTCAAGACTTGTGGTTACTTCATCGGAAGGTTCACCATCTACAGAGAGTGTGCTCGGTTCTAACACAATTTGCGTTGAAGTCCCAACTGATGATATCCGAGTAGGTGACTCAGTGTTGGTGTTGCCTGGAGAGACTATTCCTATAGAT GGAAAGGTCATTTCAGGAAGAAGTGTTGTGGATGAATCCATGCTTACTGGAGAATCACTTCCTGTATTTAAGGAGGAAGGCCTCACAGTTTCTGCAGGAACTATTAATTGG GATGGACCTTTAAGGATTGAAGCTTCTTCATCTGGCTCCAACACAATGATATCCAAGATTGTACGCATG GTTGAGGATGCCCAGTCACGTGAAGCACCTGTACAGAGGCTTGCTGATTCCATAGCAGGGCCATTTGTATACAGCGTAATGACTATGTCAGCAGCAACATTTGCATTTTG GTACTATATTGGATCAAACATATTTCCTGATGTTTTGCTCAATGATATTGCGGGCCCAGAAGGGGATCCTTTGCTTTTGAGTTTAAAGCTTGCTGTAGATGTTTTG GTTGTCTCTTGCCCTTGTGCACTGGGTCTTGCCACACCTACAGCGATCCTGGTTGGCACCTCCCTTG GGGCAAGAAAAGGACTTCTTATTAGAGGGGGAGATGTGCTAGAACGCTTGGCCAGTATAAATTATATTGCCCTTGACAAG ACCGGAACCCTCACCAAAGGAAAACCAGTTGTCTCCTCGGTTAGCTCTATTAATTATGGAGAATCAGAAATACTTCAGATTGCTGCTGCGGTGGAGAAAACAGCATCTCATCCAATTGCAAAGGCTATTATCAATAAAGCTGAGTCATTAGAGCTGGTCCTTCCAGTTACACAAGGGCAATTGGTAGAACCAGGCTTTGGAACATTGGCAGAAATAGATGGGCGTTTAGTTGCAGTTGGATCTTTAGAATGGGTCCATGATCGCTTCCAGATTAAAATGAACCCCTCTGATTTAGTGAATCTCGAACATACTTTGATCAATCATTCATCAGAGACATCTTCAAACTATTCAAAAACTGTTGTCTATGTTGGACGTGAGGGAGAAGGCATCATTGGTTCTATTACCATATCTGACGTTGTACGTGAAGATGCTCAATCTACCGTAGCAAG ACTCAAGCAGAAGGGGATTGAAATGGTCCTGTTATCAGGAGACAGGGAAGAGGCAGTTGCAACTATAGCACAGACAGTTGGGATTGGAAGCGATTTTATGAAAGCATCATTGTCCCCACAGCAGAAATCTAAGTTTATTTCATCTTTGAAAGCTTCTGGACATCATGTTGCAATG GTTGGTGATGGGATAAATGATGCACCCTCTTTGGCTGTAGCTGATGTTGGGATTGCTCTACAAAATGAAGCTCAAGAGAACGCTGCCTCTGATGCTGCATCCATTATACTTCTTGGAAACAAAATTTCTCAT GTTGTTGATGCACTAGACCTTGCACAGGCAACCATGGGAAAAGTGTACCAAAATTTATCTTGGGCGGTAGCCTACAACGTTGTTGCCATTCCCATTGCTGCTGGAGTGTTACTTCCCCAATTTGAATTTGCCATGACACCTTCACTATCAG GAGGGTTGATGGCTTTGAGCTCCATCTTCGTGGTTGGCAACTCGTTGCTTCTACAACTTCATGGGTCTCAGACCTCCAAAAAGGC ACATAATAAATCTATTTCCATCCATTCAAACATGGATATGTACAGTCTAAAAGATGCATAA
- the LOC130956088 gene encoding uncharacterized protein LOC130956088 isoform X2: protein MDNPCFVVPYHDPYDTPPLSPSFFNISNPTLLDLTNVSSGTKPSHSQQKSNGIQEANLQPTFDPMIQDNNSVGGTGGNNFESIPLLQVHSEEGLSHDFNNDVNTITLSHWPLPPVPFSCSCCSILREIVHTNGFNFTKVEIHGRPGLISHAIQHPTVNGDFVSTSNLQYQMIERSIDDVKNFLVEYCRVQSAAGYFMLQDPLSAYYEALCTGLEWVEEFSDDTDDLNASNSDDENEQVADNGVGASGKAPRRLSLSEQRDRAGKMKLDDFAPYFHFPIEEASRQMNICPTVVKKICRKEGLSRWPYRKIKSTVRQISQLKRTMESKDERSKARIQAEIYRLHLKLREICAGRYPSGIVIP from the exons ATGGATAATCCTTGCTTTGTTGTGCCGTACCATGATCCATATGATACTCCTCCACTCAGTCCGAGTTTTTTCAACATTTCCAACCCTACTCTTCTCGATCTTACCAATGTCTCCAGTGGAACCAAACCCAGTCACTCTCAACAAAAGAGTAATGGAATTCAAGAGGCTAATCTCCAACCAACTTTTGATCCGATGATTCAAGATAATAACTCTGTTGGAGGAACAGGAGGGAATAACTTCGAATCAATTCCTTTGTTACAAGTGCATTCTGAGGAAGGTCTGTCGCATGATTTCAACAACGATGTGAATACAATTACGCTGTCCCATTGGCCCCTACCACCAGTCCCGTTTTCTTGTAGCTGTTGTAGTATCCTCAGAGAAATTGTTCACACCAATG GATTTAACTTTACAAAAGTTGAGATTCATGGAAGGCCCGGCTTGATCTCTCATGCAATTCAACATCCTACTGTGAATGGGGATTTTGTTTCCACTAGCAACCTTCAATATCAAATGATTga GAGAAGCATTGATGACGTGAAGAATTTCCTAGTTGAGTATTGCAGAGTACAAAGTGCAGCAGGGTACTTTATGTTACAAGATCCACTATCTGCTTATTATGAGGCCCTATGCACTGGACTTGAATGGGTCGAAGAGTTCAGCGATGACACTGACGATTTGAATGCAAGCAATTCAG ATGATGAGAATGAACAAGTGGCTGACAATGGAGTAGGAGCATCAGGAAAGGCTCCTAGAAGATTATCTCTTTCGGAACAGAGGGATAGAGCGGGGAAGATGAAATTGGACGATTTTGCCCCTTATTTTCATTTTCCAATTGAGGAAGCATCGAGGCAAATGAATATCTGCCCCACCGTTGTGAAGAAAATTTGCCGTAAGGAAGGATTATCACGATGGCCTTACAGAAAG ATCAAAAGCACTGTAAGGCAGATCTCACAACTTAAGAGAACGATGGAATCAAAAGATGAAAGGTCAAAGGCAAGAATTCAGGCAGAGATTTACAGGCTCCATCTAAAATTAAGAGAGATTTGTGCTGGACGATACCCATCTGGAATAGTTATACCATGA